A stretch of [Limnothrix rosea] IAM M-220 DNA encodes these proteins:
- a CDS encoding serine/threonine protein kinase: protein MSTDPNINRILAERYRLADLVGQGAMGRVYRGEDTTLGGVTVAIKFLSQTLLNDKMRERFEREATICALLSEKSIHIVRVRDYGVDEHDIPFYVMEYLQGDNLNDIIAKTLMPLPRFFKIVRQICLGMEAAHEGIKFNGEQTSIIHRDIKPSNILVLEDASLGELVKVLDFGIAKLSQAGAAQTHSFMGTLAYCSPEQMEGKELDSRSDIYSFGIMMYEMLTGDMPIMPETNSFGGWYRAHHETPPIPFDPNLSVPTPLAFIIMQCMAKSREDRPQNAGDIWRAMEPLAKQFDRPLPQVAFHPDAAISIPQVNVTDESIADPEDNTQIIAASQRLEARAQTQSRTNDDVTIATAEICKRLPWPNDKPQQKIVFPQVITEEHHAIPSLWGMLDREELQKRCRDSRYNQFLCIEVPHPMLLWITALYNNELGAKWLPCYLDLKTTVGQQITRTLAQRGDYCILLFALGHPERCMHLTKATIAIRQRQQLIRWADQGQQLRGSDPDASKQRLREAYQELKGKILIKLEAARTNTNLMDY from the coding sequence ATGAGCACAGATCCCAACATCAATCGCATACTTGCCGAGCGATACCGTCTCGCCGACTTAGTCGGTCAAGGCGCAATGGGACGAGTTTACCGCGGCGAAGATACAACCCTCGGTGGTGTGACCGTTGCCATTAAATTTTTATCCCAAACCCTGCTGAACGACAAAATGCGTGAGCGCTTCGAACGAGAAGCCACAATTTGCGCCCTCCTCAGCGAAAAAAGTATCCACATCGTGCGCGTCCGAGACTATGGCGTTGACGAACATGATATTCCCTTCTACGTTATGGAATATCTACAGGGCGATAACCTCAACGACATCATCGCGAAAACCCTGATGCCCCTACCTCGCTTTTTTAAAATTGTGCGGCAAATTTGCCTAGGCATGGAAGCCGCCCACGAAGGCATCAAGTTCAATGGCGAACAAACAAGCATTATCCATCGAGATATCAAACCCAGCAATATTCTCGTCCTCGAAGATGCATCTCTCGGAGAATTAGTTAAAGTCCTTGATTTTGGCATCGCTAAACTCAGCCAAGCCGGAGCCGCCCAAACCCACTCCTTCATGGGAACCCTTGCCTACTGCTCACCGGAACAGATGGAAGGCAAAGAATTAGACTCCCGCTCTGATATCTACAGCTTCGGCATCATGATGTACGAGATGCTGACCGGGGATATGCCTATAATGCCAGAGACAAACTCCTTTGGAGGTTGGTATCGGGCTCACCATGAAACCCCTCCCATTCCCTTTGATCCAAATTTAAGCGTGCCAACGCCCCTAGCCTTCATCATCATGCAGTGCATGGCAAAAAGCCGGGAGGATCGCCCTCAAAATGCTGGGGATATTTGGCGAGCCATGGAGCCCCTAGCAAAACAATTTGACCGTCCGTTACCGCAAGTTGCTTTCCACCCCGATGCAGCCATTTCCATACCGCAGGTTAATGTGACGGACGAGTCGATCGCCGACCCAGAAGACAACACACAAATTATTGCCGCCAGTCAACGGCTAGAAGCAAGAGCTCAGACCCAAAGTCGCACTAACGATGATGTCACCATTGCTACTGCCGAAATCTGTAAGCGCTTACCTTGGCCTAACGATAAACCACAACAAAAAATTGTCTTTCCCCAGGTCATCACGGAAGAGCACCATGCGATTCCCAGTTTGTGGGGCATGTTAGATAGGGAAGAGCTGCAAAAGCGTTGTCGGGATAGTCGCTACAACCAATTTCTATGTATCGAAGTTCCCCATCCAATGCTGCTCTGGATTACGGCGCTCTATAACAATGAACTCGGCGCTAAGTGGTTACCTTGTTATCTTGATTTAAAAACAACGGTGGGTCAGCAAATTACGCGGACTTTGGCACAACGGGGAGACTATTGTATTTTGCTCTTCGCCCTTGGTCACCCTGAACGATGTATGCATCTCACTAAAGCAACGATCGCCATACGACAGCGACAACAATTAATTCGCTGGGCGGATCAAGGACAGCAACTGCGGGGGTCTGATCCTGATGCCAGTAAACAGCGTTTGCGGGAAGCCTACCAGGAGCTTAAGGGCAAAATTTTAATCAAGCTTGAAGCGGCACGCACCAATACAAATTTAATGGATTATTAA